The stretch of DNA GTCTTCCGCTTGGAACCCTTCTTGCCCATCTCTCGCGGTCGCCCGCACCACCACCGACTCCTCCGCCGCTTTCGCTCTGCGCCTCGTCCTGCGCCGCAATGATCTCTCTCGGTTGAACACGCTCGTtctctgctttttttttttcctcttcttcttcttcttcttctatGACGAGAACGACCCTCGACGGACCGAGATCGTCATCGCGCGGTGAATCCCCCCCGAGCACGATTCGCGGACTACCTCGGCGGTAGCATCGCGAATCCGAATCGCCGATCGCTTCGTCGGAATCAAGGAGGGTGAAAGCTCGATCGTTCAGTCGTTCGCACGCACGTATGTTCGCTCgcttcgttcgttcgttcgttcgttgcCGCACCGCGCACGTATATAACTGACGGCGAAGCTCTCTCTCGCGAAAAGCTCAGTCCTCGGTTCGCGAACGTAACGAACAGCTCGAATAACGCAATCCACGCCGCACGAACGGCGATCGCACACTGCGGACCCCACCTCACCCCTCCCGACGATACCCGTCAACTATCTTGCTCGGTTCTTCcgccttctctctttctctctcttcctctcgcgCGCGCCCCCACCTTCCTTGCGGCCGTCGCTATGCTGATAGGTCTGTTCTCCGCGGCCGCGTTTTGTTGCACTTGCACTCGGGAGGAAACAAACGTATGCCGGCGAcgcgaaaagaaagagagacagagataAACAGATACAAAAAGTGTAGATGAGAGTTTCTTGCGATTTACGCACGCCTAGTTCGCGCTGCCGGCTGTTCCAATTCACGCTGTTCGCGATTTATTGACGGATTCTTGAACGAGCATGAATTGTTGTTTAGATTGTGATTACTTTATATTGTTCAGCGAACGAATCTGCACGGAATGTCATACAAGTCGCACCGAGCACCGCGGTTCGTCGTCGTTTCGCAGCGTCGAGAATTCGAATAACCTTTCGAATACCGTGCGCACGCGCGTTTGATAGCTCGCGATGATAGCTCGTTGTCGTGACGACTGATGTAAATAAGAGCACGCCATTTTCCCCGGCTTGCTAGCTAGTAAGAGGTatgcattttgcatttttaaattatcaaaatattatgcatgtaaatttctaattttcctCGAGATTTTAATTGgacaaaatataacatatattgtgactacaatttttaaaaataaaaactgatgAGTTGGTATATAGTTTTCTAATAGTTTGtaacgattttgtattttttatgttctttttaccgttacatatttatatagcattactttttcaaaatagaGATAAAGTATGATTCTGAGTGAAATAATGGATCTGAGGACAAACTATtagtataacaataataattttttattcctagATTTTAGTGGTTTTGGTTtgtaacgataaaaatttcattatcaaaGTGAAATGAATTAAAGAATAACATTCATAACattctcaaaataatttactttcaaAAAGTGTCGATGTCAGATTCTAGTTGCTGAAACAGCACAGAAATTACACAGTGTAAAGTTATATAGGTTAGAAAAAGCATATTGATTTGCATTTGGAATATGTGATATTAAATACCTCAATTGTTTGTATAATtggttgaaaaaattatagattagCAATGTATTTATcttatgaaataattgtaatgttGCTTTGTGTATAGGTTAGATTGTCTAAATGTACAGGTTAAGTCGGTCACAACAGTTGACAAAAAGGAAAGATGCTGAAGATATTGTCACTTCAGGACTTTGATTGTCCTGCTTTTGTCGGCGATACGACCGCTGTTGGTTTGATTGAGAGTGCTGTGCATTACTGCACTTATGACAATCTACAGGATGAGATTCAACCATTTGCCAGGTACTTGCGTACGTATCCTGAGGTTTCCATCACACCAGACATTCTGGCTACTCGTGATTCTTCACGCACGGTTAGTGCAGGAGAATTATTTCTACCTGTTCACGACAGTATTTTCAAGAAGATTGCTAATGTTTGGAGAGAGAAAGGATGGTCAGAAGCCATTCGCTTTACTGCGGCTACAAACCCACAGCAGGTCACAAAAGTTGTATATTGGATAGCAACGAGGTATCATAAAATTCGTATCTTGCacttttaattagatttaatataattttgtatcaatgtgaaaaaaatatataattttacagattaAACTGGATGTTGGACTTGATGGAAAGAGGAATATATCAGAGAGATGTGTTACCCACATCAGGAACTGGATCTGTCGCTGATATTGTCGCTACGCGGGATTGGAATACTTCACTGGTAACGTGACTCGATTAAGAATAAGTGCGTCAAAGTATCTATggatctttattatatttttgtgtatttatgATAGGTAAGATGTCTGTCTTGGCATCCGCATTGTTCTCGACTGGCTGTAGCTACGAGGGACGATCGAATTCGCATTTTTTCACACGGTATATTAGGCGTACCGATATTGAGACACAGTGCACAGAAGTCAGTCTGTTGTTTGAGTTGGAGACCACACGCTGGTCGTGAATTAGCAGCTGCTTGCTACTCTGGGATATTAATTTGGACGATAGAATTGGGAGCAGCCAGTAATTTACTTAGTCATGCAGTACTTCTAAAGCAAAGAAATCATGGGCCTGTTACAAGTGTCATATGGCATCCACaagtaatttgttattttgctCTTGTTCATACTAAGCATATTATAGAAGTATATCGTaacaatttctaaatttatttataaatattacaaaatcttttgtctttctttctttaaaggGCGATTTGTTGGCATCTTGCTCACCAACAGactcaaatataataatttgggATGTTTCTAAAGAAGAGGGGGTTCCTCTGAAACGTGTCGGTGGAGGTGGCATATGTTTTATACGGTGGTCACCTTGTGGATCGCGATTATTCGCTGCTTcgtgtagaaatatttttcggtAATTGTCTTTGTACTTTtatgtctatattttctttgtacATTTGTCTTTGTACTTTTATGTCTCTGTATATCTTCTTTCAAGTTCGTCTAACATTCAATTACTGGATATGTAATTAatgaagatatatttattttagagttTGGAATACTGGCGTGCCCAC from Linepithema humile isolate Giens D197 chromosome 2, Lhum_UNIL_v1.0, whole genome shotgun sequence encodes:
- the LOC105671617 gene encoding aladin — its product is MLKILSLQDFDCPAFVGDTTAVGLIESAVHYCTYDNLQDEIQPFARYLRTYPEVSITPDILATRDSSRTVSAGELFLPVHDSIFKKIANVWREKGWSEAIRFTAATNPQQVTKVVYWIATRLNWMLDLMERGIYQRDVLPTSGTGSVADIVATRDWNTSLVRCLSWHPHCSRLAVATRDDRIRIFSHGILGVPILRHSAQKSVCCLSWRPHAGRELAAACYSGILIWTIELGAASNLLSHAVLLKQRNHGPVTSVIWHPQGDLLASCSPTDSNIIIWDVSKEEGVPLKRVGGGGICFIRWSPCGSRLFAASCRNIFRVWNTGVPTQWRPERWTVPRGRVAAACFGPNLTLLFTTTEDPATIFSLPLQSNIFDVKKGTNNDVKIAMRLIDLTKVNFSSDDNDDYIIVGGRIVSMEWDPTGRYLAILFQDSPVIALVKTNLSNLSRIVDVQPTCLIKGFPGEVPNCINFYQKHSSWICLTIAWNSGRVQHFPIVESEPKIDGSRCSTSKVMNINVPYNVDVSSYGQY